From Triticum urartu cultivar G1812 chromosome 2, Tu2.1, whole genome shotgun sequence, a single genomic window includes:
- the LOC125540080 gene encoding zinc finger MYM-type protein 1-like isoform X4, whose protein sequence is MKRKRTLHSWFASNSNAPLVVSEPNARPVDVVVQPASIENIIHPTPTNERTNPSTDVDESTNPHANESTNPPTNESTNQPPKHHILEFHPSQIFGDPADRIPIEDYAPEIRSEVRRAYLLKQRNKATGHKFEVGLDGKIWRSFQPQWLDKFDWLEYSVKKEAAFCFPCFLFKNPSQAARFGNDVFTVDGYKRWKTALGNFRKHVGGPSSYHNIAVGLCVDFSNQRANVATKMRVYNKEADIKYKIRLTASLDCARYLIAQGEAFRGHDESSNSVNKGNFREFLDWYKDKNKDVKDAFDKGQGNTLMICPDIQKDLATCCALEVTKVIKEELGDKNFSILIDEARDCSIKEQMAIILRFLDDHGELQERFLAIKHITDCTSAGIKEALVHVLEYHGLPINRLRG, encoded by the exons ATGAAGAGAAAAAGAACTTTGCACAGCTGGTTTGCAAGCAATTCAAATGCTCCCCTTGTTGTTTCCGAACCCAATGCTCGTCCAGTTGATGTTGTTGTTCAACCAGCCTCTATTGAGAACATAATTCATCCTACTCCAACAAATGAGAGAACTAATCCCTCAACCGATGTCGATGAGAGCACTAATCCCCATGCAAATGAGAGTACCAATCCCCCAACTAATGAGAGCACAAACCAACCACCAAAGCATCATATACTGGAATTCCATCCAAGTCAGATTTTTGGTGATCCGGCTGATCGAATACCAATAGAAGATTATGCCCCTGAAATTCGAAGTGAAGTGAGAAGAGCTTATTTGTTGAAACAAAGAAACAAAGCTACTGGGCATAAATTTGAAGTGGGATTGGATGGTAAAATTTGGAGATCCTTTCAACCACAATGGCTAGATAAGTTTGATTGGTTGGAATATAGTGTGAAAAAGGAGGCTGCCTTTTGTTTCCCTTGTTTTCTTTTCAAGAATCCATCACAAGCGGCTAGATTTGGCAATGATGTATTTACAGTAGATGGTTACAAGCGTTGGAAAACTGCTTTGGGAAATTTTAGGAAACATGTTGGTGGTCCATCTAGTTACCACAACATTGCTGTGGGCTTATGTGTTGATTTCAGCAATCAAAGGGCCAATGTGGCTACCAAAATGCGAGTATACAATAAAGAGGCTGATATAAAATATAAAATCCGCTTGACTGCATCATTGGATTGTGCAAGGTATCTCATAGCTCAAGGGGAAGCTTTTCGTGGACATGATGAATCCTCCAATTCCGTCAACAAAGGCAATTTTAGGGAGTTCTTGGACTGGTATAAGGACAAGAATAAGGATGTGAAAGATGCATTTGATAAGGGGCAAGGCAATACACTTATGATATGTCCAGATATTCAAAAGGACCTTGCTACATGTTGTGCATTGGAGGTAACCAAAGTCATCAAGGAAGAGCTTGGAGATAAGAATTTCTCGATACTTATTGATGAGGCTAGAGATTGCTCAATAAAGGAGCAAATGGCAATAATTTTGAG ATTTTTAGATGATCACGGGGAGCTTCAGGAGAGATTTCTTGCTATTAAGCACATCACAGATTGTACATCTGCCGGAATTAAAGAAGCATTGGTCCATGTGTTGGAGTACCATGGCCTGCCTATTAATAGGCTACGTGGATAG
- the LOC125540080 gene encoding uncharacterized protein LOC125540080 isoform X2, protein MRGEFNGLQKLIRDESPYAFFVHCFAHQLQLVVVTVAQCCPVIADFFNYLPLIVTQVGSSCKRKDALLAKHQDNLIEMMENCKISSGTGLHQETNLAGPGATRWGSHLRTLLRLYTMWNAVVDVLAIVVDDAREHTSQGGASGLIIQMECFQFVFIMLFLINLLSITNLLSQALQRKKQDVAEALRLILDVKEALQNMRDNGYESLCDQAKNFCEEHGIEVPNMDDLVGAMGQSVRSKNKVTRYHYFKVSIFNVALDATLTEMNHRFNEVNTELVDCMSCLTPTNNFSKFNVDKLIRLAEIYAEDFTQSEGLLLRTQLPTFLTNIRRSDEFNGCSDVSTLARLMVQTTKHRTFQLVYRLIELTLILPVATSSVERIFSAMKIIKTDLRNKISDDWLNDLMVCYCEKRIFKSIPDNQIMIGFQKMKDRNGHLPHGFQLDNWASISIYWFLVVLQYH, encoded by the exons ATGAGAGGAGAATTCAACGGTTTGCAAAAGCTAATTCGTGATGAGAGTCCATATGCTTTCTTTGTTCACTGCTTTGCCCACCAGTTGCAGTTAGTGGTTGTCACAGTGGCTCAGTGTTGTCCAGTTATTGCTGATTTTTTCAACTACCTTCCCTTGATAGTGACTCAGGTGGGTTCATCTTGCAAAAGGAAGGATGCATTGCTTGCAAAGCATCAAGACAACTTGATAGAAATGATGGAAAATTGTAAGATATCATCTGGAACTGGATTACATCAAGAAACTAACCTAGCTGGACCAGGAGCTACTCGTTGGGGCTCACATCTTAGAACCTTACTTCGTCTGTACACAATGTGGAATGCAGTGGTGGATGTGCTTGCAATTGTGGTCGACGATGCCCGGGAACACACTTCTCAAGGTGGAGCTTCAGGTTTGATCATACAGATGGAATGCTTCCAGTTTGTGTTCATCATGCTATTCTTAATAAACTTGTTGAGCATCACTAATTTGCTATCACAAGCTTTGCAAAGAAAGAAACAAGATGTTGCTGAAGCCTTGCGTTTGATCTTGGATGTGAAAGAAGCTTTGCAAAATATGAGGGATAATGGGTATGAGTCATTATGCGACCAAGCAAAAAACTTCTGTGAGGAACATGGCATTGAGGTGCCAAACATGGATGATCTTGTTGGAGCTATGGGGCAATCTGTTCGCAGCAAGAATAAGGTGACTCGATATCATTATTTCAAGGTTAGCATATTCaatgttgctcttgatgcaactCTCACCGAGATGAATCATCGATTCAATGAAGTTAACACCGAGTTAGTGGATTGCATGTCTTGCCTTACTCCAACCAACAACTTCTcaaagtttaatgttgacaaACTTATTCGACTTGCTGAAATTTATGCTGAGGATTTTACACAATCTGAAGGGCTGTTGCTAAGAACTCAACTTCCAACATTTCTTACAAATATTAGGAGAAGTGATGAATTCAATGGATGTTCGGATGTTTCTACCCTTGCTCGGTTGATGGTTCAAACAACAAAACATAGAACTTTCCAATTGGTATATCGCCTCATCGAGTTGACATTGATTCTTCCAGTGGCAACTTCCTCGGTCGAGCGAATTTTTTCAGCAATGAAGATCATTAAAACTGATTTACGCAATAAGATATCGGATGATTGGCTCAATGATTTAATGGTGTGCTATTGCGAGAAAAGGATATTTAAAAGTATTCCCGATAATCAAATTATGATAGGATTCCAGAAAATGAAAGATCGCAATGGACATTTGCCTC ATGGCTTCCAGTTGGATAATTGGGCATCTATTTCTATATATTGGTTTCTAGTTGTTCTGCAATACCATTAG
- the LOC125540080 gene encoding uncharacterized protein LOC125540080 isoform X1 has translation MRGEFNGLQKLIRDESPYAFFVHCFAHQLQLVVVTVAQCCPVIADFFNYLPLIVTQVGSSCKRKDALLAKHQDNLIEMMENCKISSGTGLHQETNLAGPGATRWGSHLRTLLRLYTMWNAVVDVLAIVVDDAREHTSQGGASGLIIQMECFQFVFIMLFLINLLSITNLLSQALQRKKQDVAEALRLILDVKEALQNMRDNGYESLCDQAKNFCEEHGIEVPNMDDLVGAMGQSVRSKNKVTRYHYFKVSIFNVALDATLTEMNHRFNEVNTELVDCMSCLTPTNNFSKFNVDKLIRLAEIYAEDFTQSEGLLLRTQLPTFLTNIRRSDEFNGCSDVSTLARLMVQTTKHRTFQLVYRLIELTLILPVATSSVERIFSAMKIIKTDLRNKISDDWLNDLMVCYCEKRIFKSIPDNQIMIGFQKMKDRNGHLPHGFQLDNWASISIYWFLVVLQYH, from the exons ATGAGAGGAGAATTCAACGGTTTGCAAAAGCTAATTCGTGATGAGAGTCCATATGCTTTCTTTGTTCACTGCTTTGCCCACCAGTTGCAGTTAGTGGTTGTCACAGTGGCTCAGTGTTGTCCAGTTATTGCTGATTTTTTCAACTACCTTCCCTTGATAGTGACTCAGGTGGGTTCATCTTGCAAAAGGAAGGATGCATTGCTTGCAAAGCATCAAGACAACTTGATAGAAATGATGGAAAATTGTAAGATATCATCTGGAACTGGATTACATCAAGAAACTAACCTAGCTGGACCAGGAGCTACTCGTTGGGGCTCACATCTTAGAACCTTACTTCGTCTGTACACAATGTGGAATGCAGTGGTGGATGTGCTTGCAATTGTGGTCGACGATGCCCGGGAACACACTTCTCAAGGTGGAGCTTCAGGTTTGATCATACAGATGGAATGCTTCCAGTTTGTGTTCATCATGCTATTCTTAATAAACTTGTTGAGCATCACTAATTTGCTATCACAAGCTTTGCAAAGAAAGAAACAAGATGTTGCTGAAGCCTTGCGTTTGATCTTGGATGTGAAAGAAGCTTTGCAAAATATGAGGGATAATGGGTATGAGTCATTATGCGACCAAGCAAAAAACTTCTGTGAGGAACATGGCATTGAGGTGCCAAACATGGATGATCTTGTTGGAGCTATGGGGCAATCTGTTCGCAGCAAGAATAAGGTGACTCGATATCATTATTTCAAGGTTAGCATATTCaatgttgctcttgatgcaactCTCACCGAGATGAATCATCGATTCAATGAAGTTAACACCGAGTTAGTGGATTGCATGTCTTGCCTTACTCCAACCAACAACTTCTcaaagtttaatgttgacaaACTTATTCGACTTGCTGAAATTTATGCTGAGGATTTTACACAATCTGAAGGGCTGTTGCTAAGAACTCAACTTCCAACATTTCTTACAAATATTAGGAGAAGTGATGAATTCAATGGATGTTCGGATGTTTCTACCCTTGCTCGGTTGATGGTTCAAACAACAAAACATAGAACTTTCCAATTGGTATATCGCCTCATCGAGTTGACATTGATTCTTCCAGTGGCAACTTCCTCGGTCGAGCGAATTTTTTCAGCAATGAAGATCATTAAAACTGATTTACGCAATAAGATATCGGATGATTGGCTCAATGATTTAATGGTGTGCTATTGCGAGAAAAGGATATTTAAAAGTATTCCCGATAATCAAATTATGATAGGATTCCAGAAAATGAAAGATCGCAATGGACATTTGCCTC ATGGCTTCCAGTTGGATAATTGGGCATCTATTTCTATATATTGGTTTCTAGTTGTTCTGCAATACCATTA
- the LOC125540080 gene encoding uncharacterized protein LOC125540080 isoform X3, which translates to MRGEFNGLQKLIRDESPYAFFVHCFAHQLQLVVVTVAQCCPVIADFFNYLPLIVTQVGSSCKRKDALLAKHQDNLIEMMENCKISSGTGLHQETNLAGPGATRWGSHLRTLLRLYTMWNAVVDVLAIVVDDAREHTSQGGASGLIIQMECFQFVFIMLFLINLLSITNLLSQALQRKKQDVAEALRLILDVKEALQNMRDNGYESLCDQAKNFCEEHGIEVPNMDDLVGAMGQSVRSKNKVTRYHYFKVSIFNVALDATLTEMNHRFNEVNTELVDCMSCLTPTNNFSKFNVDKLIRLAEIYAEDFTQSEGLLLRTQLPTFLTNIRRSDEFNGCSDVSTLARLMVQTTKHRTFQLVYRLIELTLILPVATSSVERIFSAMKIIKTDLRNKISDDWLNDLMVCYCEKRIFKSIPDNQIMIGFQKMKDRNGHLPREYNVIS; encoded by the coding sequence ATGAGAGGAGAATTCAACGGTTTGCAAAAGCTAATTCGTGATGAGAGTCCATATGCTTTCTTTGTTCACTGCTTTGCCCACCAGTTGCAGTTAGTGGTTGTCACAGTGGCTCAGTGTTGTCCAGTTATTGCTGATTTTTTCAACTACCTTCCCTTGATAGTGACTCAGGTGGGTTCATCTTGCAAAAGGAAGGATGCATTGCTTGCAAAGCATCAAGACAACTTGATAGAAATGATGGAAAATTGTAAGATATCATCTGGAACTGGATTACATCAAGAAACTAACCTAGCTGGACCAGGAGCTACTCGTTGGGGCTCACATCTTAGAACCTTACTTCGTCTGTACACAATGTGGAATGCAGTGGTGGATGTGCTTGCAATTGTGGTCGACGATGCCCGGGAACACACTTCTCAAGGTGGAGCTTCAGGTTTGATCATACAGATGGAATGCTTCCAGTTTGTGTTCATCATGCTATTCTTAATAAACTTGTTGAGCATCACTAATTTGCTATCACAAGCTTTGCAAAGAAAGAAACAAGATGTTGCTGAAGCCTTGCGTTTGATCTTGGATGTGAAAGAAGCTTTGCAAAATATGAGGGATAATGGGTATGAGTCATTATGCGACCAAGCAAAAAACTTCTGTGAGGAACATGGCATTGAGGTGCCAAACATGGATGATCTTGTTGGAGCTATGGGGCAATCTGTTCGCAGCAAGAATAAGGTGACTCGATATCATTATTTCAAGGTTAGCATATTCaatgttgctcttgatgcaactCTCACCGAGATGAATCATCGATTCAATGAAGTTAACACCGAGTTAGTGGATTGCATGTCTTGCCTTACTCCAACCAACAACTTCTcaaagtttaatgttgacaaACTTATTCGACTTGCTGAAATTTATGCTGAGGATTTTACACAATCTGAAGGGCTGTTGCTAAGAACTCAACTTCCAACATTTCTTACAAATATTAGGAGAAGTGATGAATTCAATGGATGTTCGGATGTTTCTACCCTTGCTCGGTTGATGGTTCAAACAACAAAACATAGAACTTTCCAATTGGTATATCGCCTCATCGAGTTGACATTGATTCTTCCAGTGGCAACTTCCTCGGTCGAGCGAATTTTTTCAGCAATGAAGATCATTAAAACTGATTTACGCAATAAGATATCGGATGATTGGCTCAATGATTTAATGGTGTGCTATTGCGAGAAAAGGATATTTAAAAGTATTCCCGATAATCAAATTATGATAGGATTCCAGAAAATGAAAGATCGCAATGGACATTTGCCTCGTGAGTACAATGTGATTTCTTAG